DNA sequence from the bacterium genome:
CCGGGGGGCCGGAATTGCAGGAAAATAGCCTGAGTCTCTAAGATTTGAGAAGTGCGTTTTTTACTTTTGGGATTATACAGGGCAGTGACAAAATCCGCCGAAGCCGCAGCCTGAAGACGCTTTTTAATCACTGACCAGGGTATCAGGAGATCACTGAGGCTGATTATGGCTATGTCGTTCATGAGTGGCGCTCCCAGGACCGAGGCTGCCGCACACATCGCCGAGAGGCCGGGAACGATCTCAACTTCGATCGCATCCAGTCCCTGTTCTTTCAGGAAAAGCTCCAGGGCAGGGCCAGCCAGGCCATAAATCCCCGAATCGCCGCCGGAGATCAGAGCCACCCGCTGCCCCTGCATGGCCAGTGATATTGCCTCCCGGCATCGTGCCAGCTCCTTTCTCATCCCCGAAGCCAGCACCCTCCTCCCTGGCCAAAAATCCTTGACCAGAGCGAGGTATCGTTCATAACCGATAATAACCTCAGACTCTTCCAGCACCTGCAGTGCCCGAAGGGTAAAATACTCTCTTTTCCCCGGCCCAAGGCCGATAACCGCTAATCTTCCTTTTTTCGGGAGGCCAGGGCTACGGTTACATTGCCCCGTTTGACCTTGGTTATCACAAGATCCTGGTGGCCCGAAAGAAGCATGGCTGCACATTCTGCAACTCCTTTTACTCCGAGTATATTCTTTACATAGTCCGATGGTGAGCTGGGAGGATCAAGACGATTTAGTTCTTCGCGGCTAAAAAGGTGAACTTCCAGCCCAAACCTGCTGGCAAAGCCCTGCAACCCCGGCTCATCAGCCTTAAGGTCGATCGTGCCCACCCCGGCCAGAGAGAGCATCGAGTATCCATGTTCCTCCAGTATCTCCTTAACACTGACATAAATCTCCTCCTCTGAAGTACCTCGGTTGCAGCCAAGGCCAAGGTAGAGAACCGGGGGCCGCAGGAGTAAAAAGTGCTGAGCTGGCCACCGGGGCAGATCCGTGCGGGGAGAGACGACTGCCAGAAAATCCACAGGATGAGATGCTTCGCCATTCCATGCGCTCATGCCCTCCGGGAGCCTGCTGAGGTAGTGTGGGTATTCGCTCCAGCAAAACAGCGGGATATTCTTCACCAGAGCAGCGTTAAAGGCCGTGACCTGAGAAACATTCTCAAGGCGAAGCCCCTCCCTTTTGGCCCATACCTCTATGGCCGTCTTGTTGCCGACATCGGTAGCCGTCGTGATAACAGGCAGTGCTCCGATCTTATGGGCAACCTCCCTGGCAAGATCGTGGGCACCTCCCCAATGCCCGGATAGAAGACTGATGGCCCAGGTCCCCCGTTCATCCAAAACCACCACCGCCGGATCATGCCACTTATCCGTAAGAAGAGAAGCTATGCTTCTTACCACTATCCCGGTAGCCATGATAAAAACGTGAGCCCGGAAAAGGTGAAAATTGCGGGCTACTACCTTCCCGATCCCTTCGGAAAAGAGATGTATTCGGCATTTGCCACTCCAGGTGGCTGCGATTTTTTCGTCAAGAAAAACCTCGGCCTGGGGGAATGCCCCGGCCAGGCGCAGAGCCAGATCCCTGCCTCCGGGAGTGAGCGCATAGAGAGCAAGCTCCTTTCTACCTTCCACCTTCATCTTCACCTTCTTCGGGTTCCGTGCGAATCCCCTTCCTGTATTCATGGCTGAACGCAGGATTATAGAGCTGAGAGGGAGTCGTCTCATCTTGCAGACTGATTGTGGCTTTTAATACATCTCCCACCAGGATCAGGGCTGTACTTTGAATACCGGCAGCCTGGACCAGGTCGGCGATATTCTCCAGCCTGCCGCGCACTATTTTTTCATCGGGAAAGGTAGCTCTTTGAACTACGGCTGCCGGTGTTTCTTTCCGGTATCCTCCGGCCAGGAGCTCATCCACCACCTCCCGGATAGCTGAAATGCTTAAAAAAACAGCCATTGTCGCTCCCGCCCTGGCCAGGTTTGACAGGGATTCCGAGGCAGGCACTTTCGTGCGGCCACCTCTGCGGGTCAGGATGAGGGTTTGGGAGACTTCAGGCAAGGTCAGCTCCTGCCGCAGGGAAGCGGCACTGCCAAAAACCGAGCTTACCCCCGGTACGACCTCAAAAGGAATCCCTGCCCTGACCAAAGGCGCCATCTGCTCCTGAATGGCCCCGTAGAGAGAGGGATCGCCCGAATGGAGCCTGACCGCCGTCTTCCCCTGCCGGGCTGCCGTAATGAGAATAGTGGTGATTTCATCAAGGGTCATGGATGCGCTGTCGTATGTTTCAGTTCCCGTGCTGGCGAAGGAGAGCAAAGCCGGATTGACCAGCGAGCCTGCATAGACCACGAGGTCAGCCTCTGATAAGAGCCGCTTTCCCTTGACCGTAATCAGCTCAGGATCACCCGGACCTGCACCGATGAAGTAAACCTTGCCTTTTTTCATAGTTTAGTCAGCCTCGCTCATAATATTCTGGTTATCAGTAATCGATCCCCTTTTGCGGCTCTATGCTCTGATGGAGAGAATGCTTTATCTCTCTCATTTCGGTAACTATATGGGCTCTTTCGATCACATCGGGATGGGCATCCCGGCCAGTCAGTACAAGATGAAGGTGCGGGGGCCTGGTGTCAATGAGCTCAAGCACCTGGTTCAACTCGACCAGTTTCAATCTGACGGCGTTATTGATTTCATCGAGCACGATCAGGTGAAAAGAGTCTGAAGCCATTTTCTCAAAGGCCAGGTTCATGGCCTCCTGGGCCCTGACTCTATGCTCCTCCTTTGAATAAGGATTGTCTCCCAGACCGCAATATCCTTTGCCGGTGAAATATGCCTCCGCCTCCGGGGCCAGTCTTTTGAGCCCGTCCATTTCTCCGGCGTACAGATAGCCCTTGATAAAGTGAATAAGGCAGACCTTCATTCCATGCCCAACCGTGCGCAGGGCCATCCCCAGGGCGGAAGTGGTCTTGCCTTTTCCATTGCCGGTAAGGACAACGACAAGCCCGACTTGTTCCTTTGGCTCAAGAACCCGTGTTCCGGTTTCATTCATTTACTTATCTCCCTCTTATCTCCTCACGATAAGGAGTGACATATAGTCCACTTTGCTCCCCACCAGGGGAGAAAGATCATGGATAATCCTTTCCTGATCCGTGCTGATCCGCTGAAACAGGGTAGCCCTGGTGAGCAGATCCATTTCTTTGAGCATATCATACACCTGATCGAAAACCCGGCTTACTTTGAGCAGCACCACGGCATCAAAATCCTCCAGGGCCGTTCGCACCCTTTCACGGTCTGCAGTAGCCGGAAGGACCGCAACCCGCTCATCTGCTTTGCCGAGGGGAAGAGATGCCGCCGCAGCACAGGCACTGAGAGAGGATATTCCCGGCACAAACCGCACCTCGATGTGCGGATATTTCTCCTGCATGATTTCAAATAAATAGATAAACGTGGAGTAGAGGGTCACGTCACCAATGGAGATAAAGGCAACATCCTTTCCCTGGTCAAGATGAGCAACGATCCTGTTTATGGCTTCCTGCCAGGATACGCCAGGCGTTCGAGGTTCGTAGCTCATGGGGAAGAGAAGCTCGATTTTTTCCTTCCCGGCAAGACTCATGGCCTGCTCCAGGGTGGAAAGAGCTATGCTCCGCTCTCCCTTACGGGATACCGGATAAGCGATAATCCCGGTACGATGGAGAATCCGCAAGCCCCTGAGGGTGATAAGTTCCGGGTCTCCCGGCCCGATGCCGATACCATAAAGAATTCCTTTGGTCATTTTGCTTCTTCTCCGGGTAACTTGTATGTTTAACCGTGGCCAGGCAGCCCATTGGCTCAATGATCGTTCACTCTTTTACCACGAGCCTGAGAACCAAAAAGCACTACCTGTACCGGTTGGTCGCCGTAAAGTGCTTCAAGGTGTCGGTGGAACTCAGTAACAATAGTTTCGATTTTAGGATTCACAACTTATCCTCCTTTTCCCCAACCAGAATATACACCGGAGGCGAGGGCTCCATGATGGTTAATCCGGCCAGGTCTTTCTTCCGGGAAATCTGGATAGCTGTCATATCAAAATACCCGGCCTGTGAGCGGAGAAACTCTTTGGCTATGGTCAGGCTCTCCAGGGTGACAGCGTTCACTGCTATCCGCCCGCCCTTTTTCAGTCTCTGCCAGCAGGTTTCCAAGTTAGGGCCAAGGGACCGGCCGCTTCCGCCGAGGAAAATCCGGTCAGGATCAGGCAAATCGGTCAGGATGCCGGGGGCTTCACCCGGAATAACCTCAAGATTCAGAACCTGAAACCTGCTGCGGTTTTTGATGGTATTTTCCACCTCGGCAGGCTTTTTTTCAATAGCCAGGATGAGGCCGGATCGAATAAACCGTGCAGCCTCTATCGAGACCGAGCCGCTTCCAGCCCCGATATCCCAAAAGATTGAATCCTCCTGCGGTCTCAAGTGCGAAAGCACTGCCGCTCTGATTTCGCGCTTGGTAATCAGGCCGGCCGTATGGAAGAACTCCTCTTCCGGCAGACCGGGAGCAGGATGCAGGCTCAAAGGGCTCTCAGGGGCCGCTTTCACCAACAGGAGGATATTGAGCGGCTCACTCTCCCTTGCTGCAAGGTCCTGGAGTGTACCTTGAGTCATTTTCTCATGCTCACAGCCAAGATTTTCGAACAGAAAATAATGCCCGTCCCGGGCTGCTCCCCGGTCCAGCAGGAAGGAAGCAATCCGGGCCGGGGTATTGGAGTTGTCAGTAAAAATGCCGATTTTTTTCTCCGGCCAGACTTTGGCCAGATGATGAATCGGCCTTCCATGCAGGCTGATCAGGGCAGCATCATGCCAGGGAATCCTGGCTTTGGCGAAAGCCCACTGCATTGAGCTTACAGCCGGGTGAATCGTAACCTCCTGCGGATCAACGTGCTGCAGCAGGGTGGAAGCAATGCCAAAAAAATTCGGGTCACCCGAAGCCAGGACGACCACTCTTTGCCCCCGGTATGATTTTACCTGATTAATCAGGAAATCAAGGTCCCCTTTCAGGAACAGCCTTTGCCCTCCAAAGCCTGGAAAAAGCTCCTGAAGCCGTGGTGCCCCAGCCAAAAGCATAGTATCATCAGGTAAATGAGGAAGAAAGGCAGGGTGGTTAAAGACATCCTGTGCCGGGCAGGGGCTGATACCCACAATGTGCAGCCACTCATGCAGTGCCTTCATCCTGCCCGCCCTCCCCTGCCCTCTTCCTGACTATCAGCGATTTTTTCCCCTTCGTAGGAGAAAAGAATGCATCTTACTCCCAAGTCTCTCGATATCCGGTCAACCAGAGTGGAAAAAAAGAGACCGTCTGACCGCTGCCTAAAATACTGATAGACCTGGCGGGCAGTATGTGCCCGACTTATAAAGGCCAAAGTCTCCTGCCCATATCCGGCCTGCTGAGCAGATGCAGATAACCAGGCCATATCCAGTGTGGAATGGTGAACATGGGTGTGTATGCACCCCTGGGCTATTTTCACCAGTTTGGCAAACTGGGCAGATATAATAATCTGCCGGAAACCGAATTTTCTGGCCGCATCAAGGGAGAAGCCCGCATAATCGCCCATGAGGATGAAAGCCTCGTGCGGCCAATGGGGAAATACCTTTATTGCTGCTGCCTCGCTCGATCTTCCGGGAGAAAGGACCACCCTTTCGCAACCGGAGGCTTTGGCTACTTTGAGGCAGGCGACAATAGTATCCTGCCAGGCCAGGGCAGAAACCGGCTCCACCAGGCCGGTTGTCCCAAGAATGGATATGCCGCCGACAATGCCCAGACGGGCGTTAATGGTTTTTACCGCTGTCAGCTCACCCTGGGGAACTGAAATCTCGACTATGACACTGCCAGCATAGTTGGCCTCCTTGAGTATTTCCCGGACATTATCCCGGATCATCCTGCGGGGGACCGGATTGATGGCTGGCTCTCCCGGTGGAAGCTCCAGCCCCTCTTTGGTTATCCGGCCTACTCCATCCCCCCCCGCAATCCTGATATCGTTTCCAGGCTGCGAATTGAGCGTTATCCTGGCCCGGATTTCAATCCCATCGGTGACATCAGGATCGTCTCCCGCATCCTTGATGATGCCACAGCCAGCCCAGCCTTCACCCATGCGCGGATTGACCGGCTGGAGCACAAGCCGCTCACCTGATGGCAAAAGCAGGCTGGTGGGTGCAAAACCTTTGTGCAGCAGCAACTGCTCCACACAGGCGCGGGCTGCCGCAGCGGCGCATGAGCCTGTCGTATATCCAGGCCGCAGGTGCAGCCTGCGCGGGTGAGGCTGGTGCGACTTTCCGGTTTCCCTGGAATCAGACGGCATCTTATCATTTCCTCGACATCAGGTTCACGATTGCTCTTCTTGCCTCCCCAATAGTCAAAGGGATTTTCTCGAGCCCAAGGTGATCCTCTTTCTTTAATATTTCCAGCAAATGAGCTACCCTGGGCAGGCGCAGTTTTGCATCTCTGATCATAGGCGTATCATGGAAAATATCTTCCGGCGTCCCCACCCGCACGATGCGCCCCCGACGGAGGATAGCCAGGCGGTTGATAAACAAAGGGACCAGATCCACCATGTGAGTGGCCATAATCATGGTGATCCCTTCTTCCTGATTCAGTTTTTTAAGCAGCTTCATAATAGCGCTGACGCCCATGGGATCGAGGCCGGAGGTAGGCTCATCGAGAATTATGACTTGCGGCTGCATGGCCAGAACACCAGCCAGGCAGATGCGTTTTTTCTGGCCATAGCTCAGGGCATGTATTGACTTGTGGGCCAATGGTGCCATATCGACCAGCTCAAGGGCTTTTTTCACCCGCTGACGGACCTCAGCTTCAGACAGGCCCTGATTACAGGGGCCAAATGAAATGTCCTGCTCTACCGTCGGGGCAAAAAGCTGATCGTTGGGGTCTTGAAAAACCG
Encoded proteins:
- a CDS encoding ATP-binding cassette domain-containing protein, with the translated sequence MQDQPFLTAENITYSYADHTRALEEVSLTIQRGEFFSVLGANGSGKTTLLKILDGLLKPSTGTVVFEGEALSSIDRNLLFSRICTVFQDPNDQLFAPTVEQDISFGPCNQGLSEAEVRQRVKKALELVDMAPLAHKSIHALSYGQKKRICLAGVLAMQPQVIILDEPTSGLDPMGVSAIMKLLKKLNQEEGITMIMATHMVDLVPLFINRLAILRRGRIVRVGTPEDIFHDTPMIRDAKLRLPRVAHLLEILKKEDHLGLEKIPLTIGEARRAIVNLMSRK
- the cobM gene encoding precorrin-4 C(11)-methyltransferase, which translates into the protein MKKGKVYFIGAGPGDPELITVKGKRLLSEADLVVYAGSLVNPALLSFASTGTETYDSASMTLDEITTILITAARQGKTAVRLHSGDPSLYGAIQEQMAPLVRAGIPFEVVPGVSSVFGSAASLRQELTLPEVSQTLILTRRGGRTKVPASESLSNLARAGATMAVFLSISAIREVVDELLAGGYRKETPAAVVQRATFPDEKIVRGRLENIADLVQAAGIQSTALILVGDVLKATISLQDETTPSQLYNPAFSHEYRKGIRTEPEEGEDEGGR
- a CDS encoding cob(I)yrinic acid a,c-diamide adenosyltransferase; the encoded protein is MNETGTRVLEPKEQVGLVVVLTGNGKGKTTSALGMALRTVGHGMKVCLIHFIKGYLYAGEMDGLKRLAPEAEAYFTGKGYCGLGDNPYSKEEHRVRAQEAMNLAFEKMASDSFHLIVLDEINNAVRLKLVELNQVLELIDTRPPHLHLVLTGRDAHPDVIERAHIVTEMREIKHSLHQSIEPQKGIDY
- the cbiE gene encoding precorrin-6y C5,15-methyltransferase (decarboxylating) subunit CbiE, which produces MKALHEWLHIVGISPCPAQDVFNHPAFLPHLPDDTMLLAGAPRLQELFPGFGGQRLFLKGDLDFLINQVKSYRGQRVVVLASGDPNFFGIASTLLQHVDPQEVTIHPAVSSMQWAFAKARIPWHDAALISLHGRPIHHLAKVWPEKKIGIFTDNSNTPARIASFLLDRGAARDGHYFLFENLGCEHEKMTQGTLQDLAARESEPLNILLLVKAAPESPLSLHPAPGLPEEEFFHTAGLITKREIRAAVLSHLRPQEDSIFWDIGAGSGSVSIEAARFIRSGLILAIEKKPAEVENTIKNRSRFQVLNLEVIPGEAPGILTDLPDPDRIFLGGSGRSLGPNLETCWQRLKKGGRIAVNAVTLESLTIAKEFLRSQAGYFDMTAIQISRKKDLAGLTIMEPSPPVYILVGEKEDKL
- the cobI gene encoding precorrin-2 C(20)-methyltransferase — encoded protein: MTKGILYGIGIGPGDPELITLRGLRILHRTGIIAYPVSRKGERSIALSTLEQAMSLAGKEKIELLFPMSYEPRTPGVSWQEAINRIVAHLDQGKDVAFISIGDVTLYSTFIYLFEIMQEKYPHIEVRFVPGISSLSACAAAASLPLGKADERVAVLPATADRERVRTALEDFDAVVLLKVSRVFDQVYDMLKEMDLLTRATLFQRISTDQERIIHDLSPLVGSKVDYMSLLIVRR
- a CDS encoding cobalt-precorrin 5A hydrolase, producing the protein MEGRKELALYALTPGGRDLALRLAGAFPQAEVFLDEKIAATWSGKCRIHLFSEGIGKVVARNFHLFRAHVFIMATGIVVRSIASLLTDKWHDPAVVVLDERGTWAISLLSGHWGGAHDLAREVAHKIGALPVITTATDVGNKTAIEVWAKREGLRLENVSQVTAFNAALVKNIPLFCWSEYPHYLSRLPEGMSAWNGEASHPVDFLAVVSPRTDLPRWPAQHFLLLRPPVLYLGLGCNRGTSEEEIYVSVKEILEEHGYSMLSLAGVGTIDLKADEPGLQGFASRFGLEVHLFSREELNRLDPPSSPSDYVKNILGVKGVAECAAMLLSGHQDLVITKVKRGNVTVALASRKKED
- the cbiD gene encoding cobalt-precorrin-5B (C(1))-methyltransferase CbiD gives rise to the protein MPSDSRETGKSHQPHPRRLHLRPGYTTGSCAAAAARACVEQLLLHKGFAPTSLLLPSGERLVLQPVNPRMGEGWAGCGIIKDAGDDPDVTDGIEIRARITLNSQPGNDIRIAGGDGVGRITKEGLELPPGEPAINPVPRRMIRDNVREILKEANYAGSVIVEISVPQGELTAVKTINARLGIVGGISILGTTGLVEPVSALAWQDTIVACLKVAKASGCERVVLSPGRSSEAAAIKVFPHWPHEAFILMGDYAGFSLDAARKFGFRQIIISAQFAKLVKIAQGCIHTHVHHSTLDMAWLSASAQQAGYGQETLAFISRAHTARQVYQYFRQRSDGLFFSTLVDRISRDLGVRCILFSYEGEKIADSQEEGRGGRAG
- the cobJ gene encoding precorrin-3B C(17)-methyltransferase — encoded protein: MGLGPGKREYFTLRALQVLEESEVIIGYERYLALVKDFWPGRRVLASGMRKELARCREAISLAMQGQRVALISGGDSGIYGLAGPALELFLKEQGLDAIEVEIVPGLSAMCAAASVLGAPLMNDIAIISLSDLLIPWSVIKKRLQAAASADFVTALYNPKSKKRTSQILETQAIFLQFRPPGTPVGIVHNALRDDEEKKIITTLEDFTREEITMLSLVIIGNSQTHILKGKIITPRGYERVYEQGKLSE